Proteins encoded together in one Schumannella luteola window:
- a CDS encoding lycopene cyclase domain-containing protein, producing MSVLYLVALAISLTGMVVLDRRFRLFFWRDARRAAIVLPVGILLFLVWDLFGIGLGIFFRGETVFMTGLQLAPELPVEELFFLTLLCYLTMNVYGAASSLLDARASRTSASHSATGMDVVSTPDKGSAR from the coding sequence GTGAGCGTTCTGTATCTGGTCGCGCTGGCGATCTCGCTCACCGGGATGGTCGTGCTCGACCGACGGTTCCGGCTGTTCTTCTGGCGGGATGCGCGTCGGGCGGCGATCGTGCTGCCGGTCGGGATCCTGCTCTTCCTGGTCTGGGACCTGTTCGGCATCGGACTCGGCATCTTCTTCCGCGGCGAGACCGTCTTCATGACCGGCCTGCAGCTCGCCCCCGAGCTCCCGGTCGAGGAGCTCTTCTTCCTGACGCTGCTCTGCTACCTCACGATGAACGTGTACGGCGCCGCGAGCTCCCTGCTCGACGCCCGAGCTAGCCGCACCTCCGCCTCGCATTCCGCCACCGGCATGGATGTGGTGTCGACGCCCGACAAGGGGAGCGCCCGATGA